A single window of Dendropsophus ebraccatus isolate aDenEbr1 chromosome 5, aDenEbr1.pat, whole genome shotgun sequence DNA harbors:
- the LOC138794093 gene encoding olfactory receptor 4B13-like, translated as MENRSSIKTSFELLGLLEMEGHTILYCVLSLVLFLTTIIFNSFIVYLVWTEERLHKPMYVLICNLLCNGIFGSCSFFPKLLMDLLTSSTTIARNGCLVQSLSINFFAFYEIFTFTLMVYDQNLAVCHPLKYVTLMTNQRAAQLLTILLVTSFAVTLGAFLLTLRVPLCGTQIMNIFCDNMSIFILACTDTFINNIYGWVSTVTVFLPSITFIVFSYIRIYIICRKLSPDSSKKTMHIVVTHLINFSIFLIGVMFVFIRNRVGNLKLPVSGHILLSTPSLVLPPLLNPLVFGVRMKALKVKMIRLFRTNMGKDPEVIKGQEMPRTLTFLVIIQESPPAKWPSSRKSLKGSWHLMETSVDAKAIRPELVVKPHRTL; from the exons ATGGAGAACCGATCGTCAATCAAAACCAGCTTTGAGCTCTTGGGCCTCCTGGAGATGGAAGGTCACACGATTCTCTACTGTGTCCTGTCTCTAGTTCTATTCTTAACCACCATCATCTTCAACAGCTTCATTGTCTATTTGGTCTGGACTGAGGAACGTCTCCATAAACCTATGTACGTCCTCATATGTAATCTTCTCTGCAACGGGATATTCGGGAGTTGCTCGTTCTTCCCCAAGCTATTGATGGACCTGTTGACGTCTTCCACCACCATTGCCCGCAATGGTTGTCTCGTTCAGTCTCTGAGCATCAATTTCTTTGCCTTCTatgaaattttcactttcaccCTCATGGTCTACGATCAGAACCTGGCTGTGTGCCATCCATTAAAATACGTCACCTTGATGACCAACCAAAGAGCTGCTCAGCTTCTGACCATCTTGCTAGTCACCTCTTTTGCCGTAACCCTGGGGGCTTTCCTTCTTACCTTAAGGGTTCCTCTGTGCGGGACACAAATCATGAATATTTTCTGTGACAACATGTCTATCTTTATCTTGGCCTGCACAGACACGTTCATTAACAACATCTATGGGTGGGTGTCCACCGTTACCGTCTTCCTCCCCTCCATCACCTTCATTGTCTTCTCGTACATTCGGATCTATATAATTTGCCGTAAGTTATCACCAGATTCCAGTAAGAAGACCATGCACATTGTGGTCACTCATCTCATCAACTTCTCCATCTTTCTCATCGGGGTCATGTTTGTCTTCATTCGTAACAGAGTTGGTAACCTAAAGCTTCCCGTCAGCGGCCACATTCTGCTGTCTACCCCGAGCCTGGTGTTGCCCCCGCTTCTCAACCCGCTGGTGTTTGGGGTCAGGATGAAAGCTCTGAAGGTAAAAATGATTC GGTTATTTCGAACAAACATGGGCAAGGATCCCGAAGTCATCAAGGGACAGGAGATGCCGAGAACATTGACGTTCTTGGTTATCATTCAGGAGAGTCCACCTGCCAAATGGCCTTCGAGTCGAAAAAGTCTCAAAG GGTCGTGGCACCTGATGGAAACCTCTGTTGATGCCAAAGCAATAAGACCTGAACTAGTGGTAAAACCTCATCGGACATTATAA